A genomic region of Salvelinus namaycush isolate Seneca chromosome 7, SaNama_1.0, whole genome shotgun sequence contains the following coding sequences:
- the LOC120050325 gene encoding apolipoprotein D-like has product MFPIFWILLLLPLVSAQTYHWGPCPTPSVQPNFSLQQYLGTWYEIAKLPASFERGKCIQADYTLRGDGTIRVLNSQFYKGKVRTVEGTAVVQDPKKTAKLGVSFSYFTPYSPYWVLSTDYVSGAVVYSCTDVLRIFHVDYAWILGRSRFLPAEEVEYARQLLAKENIDTFKMSVTDQTGCD; this is encoded by the exons ATGTTTCCTATATTTTggatcctcctccttctccctctggtCTCTGCCCAGACATACCATTGGGGTCCATGCCCCACCCCCAGTGTCCAGCCCAACTTCAGCCTGcagcag TACCTGGGCACGTGGTATGAGATAGCGAAACTTCCAGCATCCTTTGAGAGAGGGAAATGCATCCAGGCCGATTACACTCTGAGGGGAGACGGCACCATCAGAGTCCTCAACTCCCAGTTCTA TAAAGGTAAGGTGCGGACTGTGGAGGGGACAGCAGTGGTCCAGGACCCAAAAAAAACAGCCAAACTGGGGGTCAGCTTCTCCTACT TCACTCCCTATAGTCCGTACTGGGTGCTGAGTACTGACTATGTGAGTGGAGCGGTGGTGTACAGCTGTACTGACGTGTTGAGGATTTTCCATGTCGACTACGCCTGGATCCTGGGACGTTCCCGCTTCTTGCCTGCAGAGGAAGTAGAGTACGCCAGGCAGCTGCTGGCTAAAGAAAACATTGACACCTTCAAGATGAGTGTTACTGACCAAACGGGCTGCGACTAG